AGGGCAGATTTGGGAAGCTTATAAATCTCGCACCCTACCAGACAGATAAAAACACCCCCCCCTACCCATCCCCCCTATACCCCCAGGGGTATCCCTCTCCGGGGTATACCGAGAACGAAAAGGGAGTATATAGAATTTCTATTTAAGGGGAACAAAAATAGTTATGCCCTCCTTACAGGGTATCACTACCCCCTCTACCCACCTCCCCTATACCCCCCTCCCTACCCCCATTCTGGGGGAGTAGAAAAACTGGAATAGGGGGTGCGACGGTAAAACGAATCCGCGTCTTTGCGTTGGGACGGCTAAAGCTCGTATATTGATTAAATCAGAATCAAAATGCCAAGGGGGATTTTTAGGTAATTACTGAACTCTTGCGAAAGCGTTCCCTCTGTCATTCCCACCCAGCTCCTCTTACTTAAACACAAACAAAGAGAGTGTTAGAACACCGCCGACGATATAGAGCATAAGCGTATTGGGCATGGCATAAGGATAACCCATGAGGAGAAATCCGGTGAGCATAAGCTTGGCATCGGAACGCTTCTTGCCGACCATGAATGCGGACAAACCGACACATCCGAATATCAACGCTCCAAACAAATCAGCTGCGGTCATTTATCACCTTCCGGCTTAGGAGGTATTTTCATCGAATAGACCGCTCCGGAGGCGGACAGATGGATAATTCCTTCTTTGCTTACCGCCATCGCATTGATGTGGCCCTTGGGCAAATTGCAAT
This Planctomycetota bacterium DNA region includes the following protein-coding sequences:
- a CDS encoding amino acid transport protein, with protein sequence MTAADLFGALIFGCVGLSAFMVGKKRSDAKLMLTGFLLMGYPYAMPNTLMLYIVGGVLTLSLFVFK